A genomic stretch from Lathyrus oleraceus cultivar Zhongwan6 chromosome 2, CAAS_Psat_ZW6_1.0, whole genome shotgun sequence includes:
- the LOC127121925 gene encoding auxin-responsive protein SAUR72 yields the protein MDFVKKCKRVLESSNRLYDSEDSNGSCSYGKLSKTCHKKQRNNTKKPPNGCLCVYVGSERQRFIVKIKTFNHPLFKTLLEAVESEYGYRKDGPLWLPCEIELFCEAIVEIESVVDDMDFVGCSFPNVHKHCSVTCSSFSCRSNLSCAVNYQILVQEKLILFFRIPMVKTLPPFI from the exons ATGGATTTTGTGAAGAAGTGTAAGAGGGTTTTGGAAAGTAGCAACAGATTGTATGATTCAGAAGACAGTAATGGAAGTTGCAGCTATGGTAAATTATCAAAAACGTGCCACAAAAAGCAAAGAAATAATACTAAGAAACCACCAAACGGTTGTCTTTGTGTCTACGTTGGATCTGAGAGACAGAGATTTATAGTCAAAATCAAAACATTCAATCACCCTTTGTTCAAAACACTTTTGGAAGCTGTTGAGAGTGAATATGGTTATAGAAAGGATGGTCCTCTATGGCTTCCTTGTGAGATTGAGTTGTTCTGTGAGGCAATTGTGGAGATAGAAAGTGTTGTGGATGATATGGATTTTGTGGGTTGCAGCTTTCCGAATGTTCATAAACACTGCTCGGTTACGTGTTCTTCATTCTCTTGTCGTTCTAACTTGAGTTGTGCTGTCAATTACCAAATTTTG GTTCAAGAGAAACTTATTCTCTTCTTTAGAATTCCTATGGTAAAAACTTTACCACCTTTTATTTAG
- the LOC127118088 gene encoding uncharacterized protein LOC127118088 has translation MESIQSWVSKHKLATVGGLWASGIGATLVTYSRTKSPLKPSLRLIHARMHAQALTLAVLSGAAVYRYYENRVVETKQEEESIHATSLVQMDEWELLCPY, from the exons atGGAGTCAATTCAATCATGGGTTTCAAAACACAAACTCGCCACAGTTG GTGGACTTTGGGCATCTGGAATTGGAGCAACACTGGTAACATATTCACGTACAAAATCTCCTTTGAAGCCAAGTCTTAGGCTTATCCATGCTAG AATGCATGCTCAGGCACTAACATTGGCAGTACTGTCCGGTGCGGCGGTTTATCGCTATTATGAGAATCGCGTTGTCGAGACAAAACAAGAGGAGGAGAGTATTCATGCGACAAGTTTGGTTCAAATGGATGAGTGGGAGCTTCTTTGTCCTTATTAA